A portion of the Manihot esculenta cultivar AM560-2 chromosome 2, M.esculenta_v8, whole genome shotgun sequence genome contains these proteins:
- the LOC110606153 gene encoding uncharacterized protein LOC110606153 — translation MATTLVNKTSITNQTQRFFRLSFNFLKSFSTSSPSPNPSSTASASNKPKRKKKKNLFEVAQFLPNWGIGYHMAKSHWQNVSYEITKINLYKDGRHGKAWGIAYKDGIPADAPKKISGVHKRCWRYIPSLTKSLERKPPSPKSTETASEIEAQAA, via the exons ATGGCGACTACTCTCGTAAACAAGACATCAATAACTAATCAAACCCAACGCTTCTTTCGATTGTCTTTCAACTTTCTTAAAAGCTTTAGCACTTCTTCTCCCTCGCCTAATCCCTCTTCCACTGCTTCGGCTTCCAATAAACCAAAgcgaaaaaagaagaagaacctGTTCGAAGTCGCCCAGTTTTTGCCCAATTGGGGAATCGGTTATCACATGGCTAAATCTCATTGGCAAAATGTCTCTTATGAAATCACCAAGATCAATCTATACAAG GATGGTAGGCATGGAAAAGCGTGGGGGATTGCTTATAAAGATG GAATTCCTGCTGATGCTCCAAAGAAGATAAGTGGAGTTCATAAGCGTTGCTGGAGGTATATTCCAAGCTTAACAAAATCATTGGAGAGAAAGCCACCTTCACCAAAATCTACAGAAACTGCCTCAGAGATTGAAGCTCAGGCAGCTTGA